Proteins encoded in a region of the Pirellulaceae bacterium genome:
- a CDS encoding alpha/beta fold hydrolase — protein sequence MTVIAQMIADRLILRPSQHSISTTEKSRQMLPFGRGSIETWMQRVGTNRPKEVDVFVLKFSGTAGRAERATYHPLDYWTNLRAELWSVNPPGYGSSSGTASLKTLAESARCVYSEIKAVAQDRPIVIMGNSLGTVSALHLASQYDVAGLILRNPPPLRQLIMGRHGWWNLWLGATIISRKVPPQLCSIQNAQACRCPAVFLTSRQDETVPAVYQDKVIQAYGGPRRIVNLREADHATSLNLVEQREYSRNLEWIRHAAIPGPPCDLSVTRAAGYPAQFEDGRSSSVDRHKVTR from the coding sequence ATGACCGTAATCGCACAGATGATTGCTGACCGACTGATTCTGCGTCCCAGTCAGCACTCAATCTCGACGACCGAAAAAAGCCGCCAGATGCTCCCATTTGGCCGTGGCTCCATTGAAACATGGATGCAACGCGTCGGCACCAATCGCCCCAAAGAGGTTGATGTCTTCGTTCTCAAATTCTCGGGGACCGCCGGTCGAGCAGAGCGAGCGACCTATCATCCGCTGGATTACTGGACCAACCTGCGAGCGGAGTTATGGTCAGTGAACCCTCCGGGCTACGGCAGCAGTTCAGGAACCGCAAGTCTCAAAACACTGGCGGAATCAGCGCGTTGCGTCTACTCGGAAATCAAGGCTGTCGCGCAAGATCGTCCGATCGTGATCATGGGCAACAGTCTCGGCACGGTGTCCGCCTTACATTTGGCAAGCCAGTATGACGTCGCCGGCCTGATTCTACGAAACCCGCCTCCCTTGCGTCAGCTAATCATGGGGCGACACGGTTGGTGGAATCTTTGGCTCGGCGCTACGATTATCTCCAGGAAAGTACCGCCTCAATTGTGCAGCATTCAAAACGCACAAGCTTGTCGGTGTCCGGCCGTTTTCTTGACTTCTCGCCAAGATGAGACCGTACCCGCCGTTTACCAAGACAAGGTCATCCAGGCTTATGGCGGTCCACGAAGGATCGTTAACCTCAGAGAAGCGGACCATGCGACAAGTCTAAACCTAGTTGAGCAGCGCGAATACAGTCGAAATCTCGAATGGATTCGCCACGCAGCGATTCCCGGGCCCCCCTGTGATCTTTCTGTAACACGGGCGGCCGGCTATCCAGCTCAATTTGAAGACGGCAGATCATCGAGTGTCGATCGCCACAAAGTGACGCGTTGA